A single region of the Pseudomonas solani genome encodes:
- a CDS encoding type II toxin-antitoxin system HicB family antitoxin — MKFPLVLHKDPDSDYGVTVPDVPGCFSAGATVAEALENVKEALALHFEGLVADGEALPQAQQIDFHIGNPDFAGGVWAVVEFDVTPYLGKAVRFNATLPENLLQRIDERVSKDARYASRSGFLATAALRELSDAG, encoded by the coding sequence ATGAAATTCCCCCTCGTTCTGCATAAGGACCCTGACTCTGACTACGGCGTAACCGTGCCGGACGTGCCGGGTTGTTTCTCTGCGGGCGCTACCGTGGCGGAAGCCCTGGAGAACGTGAAGGAGGCGCTTGCCCTTCACTTCGAAGGCCTGGTGGCGGATGGCGAGGCACTGCCTCAAGCGCAGCAGATTGACTTCCATATTGGTAATCCCGACTTTGCCGGCGGCGTGTGGGCGGTGGTCGAGTTCGACGTGACGCCCTACCTAGGCAAGGCCGTACGCTTCAATGCCACCCTGCCGGAGAATCTTCTGCAGCGGATCGATGAGCGTGTGAGTAAGGACGCCCGCTACGCCTCACGGTCCGGCTTTCTCGCCACTGCCGCGTTGCGCGAGCTTTCGGATGCCGGTTGA
- a CDS encoding tetratricopeptide repeat protein, with product MSGLILDTPSHALDAELILSLEALADRGLFLQAHARAAEFGDYRHWRGAAAMALASRLAGQLGAPRLGDALAWLGYRRYPEAAESRLRYARFLLARRGQYRAWEFLQRFADWLPEEPGLRAEWLSFQGYLRALLRDFGRSAELHDAAMQLGTTDPWLLVERSYSLEQEDRYADALDLCERALAMLPGFRSATLQAAQLELQLGREDAARARLLDGTQRMESAGLCAQLIDLLIERGELDEAERLIERSLALALLLEKGMRGWYAGRRCDIACLRGDHEQGRTLAQESQSPFYTLVAERLAEPKGGRVLLPVTFIRQHHMTCVPATLTALSTYWGRPVAHLEVAEEICYDGTSYQAERAWAERNGWLVREFTVDWATSRALIDRGLPFTLSLQYTGSGHLQAVVGYDEPRGTVLIRDPGQAQFGESIAEGLYETQRASGPRGLLLLPPEEAHRLDGLELPEHATWDLYYRLVSALEVHDREAALAAFEALREHAPEHRLTLQGQRALGWYDGREAQVLEATEALLERFPDDANLILSKSTSLAQLHAREQQLDWLAGHCQGRWSDAGILVRYTGLLVEDGSQLETARQLLGRALRQAPGHAQAWNELASLRWNEGSREQACELYRIAACLHDTNEGYSSQYFRALRCLGRTEAGLEFLRQRQARLGALAAGPTLTLCEFIEELSDPLQCRQILEQAVERRPQDPALLLNLADFYGRHGELELNEAMLRRAEPVSRRGTWLRAAVLHSQRSDGDPQRALAWCREAVELDPLNMSLHRMQVQLLRQSAGEEAVDAYVTALAERFPHHCGIAELAVERAQRHSLEDAEAALRRLLASHPEYAWAIRELAVTLARLGRHEEALEFCERARRTDPRSSSSYSTRGFVQLQAGQREAAREAFREALERSADNDYAGNMLLETCTDQAEALDSLDFIHRQLVAQVTFGDGWLAYPDQARRLLEPQVLLEQLSEALQQRPDLWQLWVVVAAQQAEMGQVEQAETLLQSAIERFPLMPRLALERAQLQSSQKQYAECRETLRGSFRINPLWTRSVRLYVESLLDEGTDLEEAESLLRSVLARTPDNTELRAYLGYVLGERDNPAEGALEAEKVLREEPGNGWVWNQLRRYSAALETPGRPLELARELTRLRAGDPDAWLALAEQEEGFEAKEPALRRALELNPRHRSANTQLAEGLLEAQRYDELRQLLAAPCWGGGTPPELALFGPRATRQEQDLPSAMAEMRQLLERQPAFFEGWRTLADWQDDAGEYAAYVESAREMVRLEPRQAIAHGFLGHALWLDGKGEEALPSFSRAYQLDACYTFAGLHEFDLLLKHGTGEATRAVLERLLEASSQPAVLIRALRFAVPRGDQALKRRVLEPLCRDHGCIDAWGEVLKILERPEQDKDLQETLDAGVADGSLHHGAALQWLRREDARWMPGSLWKGFLRLLENDPQHAGKHAMLELLANRKNANRLLVDALEACRETIRSDGVIWGMASYAMVNQDRYEMMFDWLADWEQHPEAPAWGLDNLALGMRARKLDARAAAVSRLSLERDPQNHDAMVWLGFDAAMAGDIAALDAWLERLQGAEPRPFFRCMQHLLEGVAAALHAGNSQVAVAHFRTARAVAKGSEHGSYWRLRRHLAKALAFGPATPRWLVPLRYLQLRF from the coding sequence ATGTCCGGCCTGATCCTCGATACGCCCTCCCATGCGCTCGATGCCGAGTTGATCCTTTCCCTCGAAGCCCTGGCCGATCGCGGCCTGTTCCTCCAGGCCCATGCCCGGGCCGCCGAGTTCGGCGACTACCGCCACTGGCGCGGAGCGGCCGCCATGGCGCTGGCCTCGCGCCTCGCCGGGCAACTGGGGGCCCCGCGCCTGGGGGATGCCCTGGCCTGGCTCGGCTACCGCCGCTACCCGGAGGCCGCCGAGTCGCGCCTGCGCTATGCCCGCTTCCTGCTCGCCCGCCGTGGCCAGTACCGCGCCTGGGAATTCCTCCAGCGCTTCGCCGACTGGCTGCCCGAAGAGCCCGGGCTGCGCGCCGAGTGGCTGTCGTTCCAGGGGTACCTGCGGGCGTTGCTGCGGGACTTCGGCCGCAGCGCCGAACTGCACGATGCGGCCATGCAACTGGGCACCACCGACCCCTGGCTGCTGGTGGAGCGCTCCTACAGCCTGGAGCAGGAAGACCGCTATGCCGACGCGCTGGACCTCTGCGAGCGCGCCCTGGCGATGCTGCCCGGCTTCCGCTCCGCGACCCTGCAGGCCGCCCAGCTCGAACTGCAGCTGGGGCGCGAAGACGCCGCCCGTGCACGCCTGCTGGACGGTACCCAGCGGATGGAGAGCGCCGGGCTCTGCGCGCAATTGATCGACCTGCTGATCGAGCGGGGCGAACTGGATGAGGCCGAGCGCCTGATCGAGCGCTCCCTGGCGCTGGCGCTGCTGTTGGAGAAAGGCATGCGCGGCTGGTACGCCGGCCGTCGCTGCGACATCGCCTGCCTGCGCGGTGACCACGAGCAGGGCCGGACGCTGGCCCAGGAATCCCAGAGCCCCTTCTACACCCTGGTCGCCGAGCGCCTGGCCGAGCCCAAGGGCGGCCGCGTGCTGCTGCCGGTGACCTTCATCCGCCAGCACCACATGACCTGCGTCCCCGCCACTCTGACCGCGCTGTCCACCTACTGGGGTCGCCCGGTGGCGCACCTGGAGGTGGCCGAGGAGATCTGCTACGACGGCACGTCCTACCAGGCCGAGCGTGCCTGGGCCGAGCGCAATGGCTGGCTGGTGCGCGAGTTCACCGTGGACTGGGCCACCAGCCGCGCGCTGATCGACCGTGGCCTGCCCTTCACCCTGTCGCTGCAATACACCGGCAGCGGCCACCTGCAGGCGGTGGTGGGCTATGACGAGCCCCGTGGCACCGTGCTCATCCGCGACCCCGGCCAGGCGCAGTTCGGCGAGAGCATCGCCGAGGGCCTGTACGAGACCCAGCGCGCGTCCGGGCCCCGTGGCCTGCTCCTGCTGCCGCCCGAGGAAGCCCATCGCCTGGACGGCCTGGAGCTGCCGGAGCATGCGACCTGGGACCTCTACTACCGCCTGGTCAGCGCCCTGGAAGTGCACGACCGCGAAGCCGCCCTGGCCGCCTTCGAGGCCCTGCGCGAGCACGCGCCCGAACACCGCCTGACCCTCCAGGGCCAGCGCGCCCTGGGCTGGTACGACGGCCGCGAGGCCCAGGTGCTGGAGGCCACCGAAGCGTTGCTCGAACGCTTCCCCGATGACGCCAACCTGATCCTCTCCAAGTCCACCTCCCTGGCCCAGTTGCATGCCCGCGAGCAGCAATTGGACTGGCTCGCCGGCCATTGCCAGGGGCGCTGGAGCGATGCCGGCATCCTGGTGCGCTACACCGGCCTGCTGGTGGAGGACGGCAGCCAGCTGGAAACCGCGCGGCAGCTGCTGGGCCGTGCCCTGCGCCAGGCCCCGGGGCATGCCCAGGCGTGGAACGAGCTGGCCAGCCTGCGCTGGAACGAAGGCAGCCGCGAGCAGGCCTGCGAGCTGTACCGCATCGCCGCCTGCCTGCACGACACCAACGAGGGCTATAGCAGCCAGTACTTCCGCGCCCTGCGCTGCCTGGGCCGCACCGAGGCGGGGCTGGAATTCCTGCGCCAGCGCCAGGCACGCCTCGGCGCCCTGGCCGCCGGCCCGACCCTGACCCTGTGCGAGTTCATCGAGGAACTCTCCGACCCGCTGCAATGCCGGCAGATTCTCGAGCAGGCCGTGGAACGCCGCCCCCAGGACCCGGCCCTGCTGCTCAACCTTGCCGACTTCTACGGCCGCCATGGCGAGCTGGAACTGAACGAGGCGATGCTGCGCCGCGCCGAACCGGTGAGCCGTCGCGGCACCTGGCTGCGCGCCGCCGTGCTGCACAGCCAGCGCAGCGATGGCGACCCGCAGCGCGCCCTGGCCTGGTGCCGCGAAGCGGTGGAGCTGGACCCGCTGAACATGAGCCTGCACCGCATGCAGGTGCAGCTGCTGCGCCAGAGCGCCGGTGAAGAGGCGGTGGACGCGTACGTCACCGCACTGGCCGAGCGCTTCCCCCATCACTGCGGCATCGCCGAGTTGGCGGTGGAGCGCGCCCAGCGCCACTCCCTGGAGGATGCCGAAGCGGCCCTGCGCCGGCTGCTGGCGAGCCACCCGGAATACGCCTGGGCGATCCGCGAGCTGGCGGTGACCCTGGCGCGCCTGGGTCGCCATGAGGAAGCCCTCGAATTCTGCGAGCGGGCCCGGCGCACCGACCCGCGCAGCTCCAGCAGCTATTCCACCCGGGGCTTCGTGCAGCTCCAGGCTGGCCAGCGCGAGGCCGCCCGTGAGGCCTTCCGCGAGGCGCTGGAGCGCTCTGCCGATAACGATTACGCCGGCAACATGCTGCTGGAAACCTGCACCGACCAGGCCGAAGCCCTGGACAGCCTCGACTTCATCCATCGCCAACTGGTGGCCCAGGTGACCTTTGGCGACGGCTGGCTCGCCTACCCGGACCAGGCGCGCAGGCTGCTGGAACCGCAGGTGTTGCTGGAGCAGTTGAGCGAAGCCCTGCAACAGCGCCCCGACCTCTGGCAGCTGTGGGTGGTGGTCGCCGCCCAGCAGGCCGAGATGGGGCAGGTGGAGCAGGCCGAGACCCTGCTGCAGTCGGCCATCGAACGCTTCCCGCTGATGCCGCGCCTGGCCCTGGAGCGGGCCCAGCTGCAGAGCAGCCAGAAGCAGTACGCCGAGTGCCGCGAGACCCTGCGCGGGAGCTTCCGCATCAACCCGCTGTGGACGCGCAGCGTGCGCCTCTACGTCGAAAGCCTGCTGGACGAGGGCACAGACCTGGAGGAGGCCGAAAGCCTGCTGCGCAGCGTGCTCGCCCGCACCCCCGACAACACCGAACTGCGTGCCTACCTGGGCTATGTGCTGGGCGAGCGCGACAACCCCGCCGAAGGCGCCCTCGAGGCGGAGAAGGTGCTGCGCGAGGAGCCCGGCAACGGCTGGGTCTGGAATCAGCTACGCCGCTACAGCGCTGCCCTGGAAACGCCCGGGCGCCCCCTGGAACTGGCCCGCGAGCTGACGCGCCTGCGCGCCGGCGACCCGGATGCCTGGCTGGCCCTGGCCGAACAGGAGGAAGGCTTCGAGGCGAAGGAGCCGGCCCTGCGCCGTGCCCTGGAGCTGAACCCGCGCCACCGCAGCGCCAACACCCAGCTGGCCGAGGGGCTGCTGGAAGCCCAGCGCTACGACGAATTGCGCCAGCTGCTGGCGGCCCCCTGCTGGGGTGGCGGAACGCCCCCCGAACTGGCGCTGTTCGGGCCCCGCGCCACCCGCCAGGAGCAGGACCTGCCCAGCGCCATGGCCGAGATGCGCCAGTTGCTGGAGCGCCAACCGGCCTTCTTCGAAGGGTGGCGCACCCTGGCCGACTGGCAGGACGACGCCGGCGAATACGCCGCCTACGTGGAGTCGGCCCGGGAGATGGTGCGCCTGGAACCCCGCCAGGCCATCGCCCACGGTTTCCTCGGCCACGCGCTGTGGCTCGACGGCAAGGGCGAAGAGGCGCTGCCGTCCTTCAGCCGAGCCTACCAGTTGGACGCCTGCTACACCTTCGCCGGCCTCCACGAGTTCGACCTGCTGCTCAAGCACGGTACGGGGGAGGCCACGCGCGCAGTGCTGGAGCGGTTGCTGGAGGCATCGAGCCAGCCCGCGGTGCTGATCCGCGCCCTGCGTTTCGCCGTGCCCCGCGGCGATCAGGCGCTCAAGCGCCGGGTGCTGGAACCCCTGTGTCGCGACCATGGTTGCATCGACGCCTGGGGCGAGGTGCTGAAGATCCTCGAGCGGCCCGAGCAGGACAAGGACCTGCAGGAAACCCTCGACGCCGGTGTCGCCGATGGCTCCCTGCACCATGGCGCCGCGCTGCAATGGTTGCGCCGCGAGGATGCCCGCTGGATGCCCGGTTCACTGTGGAAGGGCTTCCTGCGCCTGCTGGAAAACGACCCGCAGCACGCCGGCAAGCACGCCATGCTGGAGCTGCTGGCCAACCGCAAGAACGCCAACCGGCTGCTGGTGGATGCCCTCGAAGCCTGTCGCGAGACGATCCGCAGCGATGGCGTGATCTGGGGCATGGCCAGCTACGCGATGGTCAACCAGGATCGCTACGAAATGATGTTCGACTGGCTCGCCGACTGGGAGCAGCACCCGGAGGCGCCGGCCTGGGGCCTGGACAACCTGGCGCTGGGCATGCGTGCGCGCAAGCTGGATGCGCGCGCGGCGGCGGTGTCGCGGCTGTCCCTGGAGCGCGACCCGCAGAACCACGATGCCATGGTCTGGCTGGGCTTCGATGCCGCCATGGCTGGAGACATTGCGGCCCTGGATGCCTGGCTGGAGCGCTTGCAGGGGGCGGAGCCGCGGCCCTTCTTCCGTTGCATGCAGCACCTGCTGGAGGGCGTCGCCGCTGCGCTTCACGCCGGCAACAGCCAGGTCGCGGTGGCGCACTTCCGCACCGCCCGCGCGGTGGCCAAGGGCAGCGAGCACGGTTCCTACTGGCGCCTGCGTCGGCACCTGGCCAAGGCCCTGGCCTTCGGCCCGGCGACGCCGCGCTGGCTGGTGCCGCTGCGCTACCTGCAACTGCGCTTCTGA
- a CDS encoding glutathione S-transferase family protein produces MHELILHHYPTSPFAEKARLLLGFKQLSWRSVHIPPLMPKPDLMPLTGGYRKTPVLQIGADIYCDTALIARRLEAEKAVPALIPAGQEFNVASFCHWVDSVIFQHAVSLVFQPESIAVRFGKLPPEAIKAFIADRAGLFSGGTAARLPAEVAKHNWPTFMARLEQQLGREEGDFLFGEPSMADFSLAHCLWFLKATPVTAPLVDDYPAVAAWLGRVLGFGHGASSELSAADAIEIARAAEPAALPDEPFFDINGFTAGQKVAIAATDYGVDPVEGELVFAGREELILRREDERAGVVHVHFPRVGFRIEAR; encoded by the coding sequence ATGCACGAGTTGATCCTGCACCACTACCCCACATCCCCCTTCGCCGAGAAGGCGCGCCTGCTGCTGGGCTTCAAGCAGCTGTCCTGGCGTTCGGTGCACATTCCGCCGCTGATGCCCAAGCCAGACCTGATGCCCCTCACCGGCGGCTACCGCAAGACCCCGGTGCTGCAGATCGGCGCCGACATCTACTGCGACACCGCGCTGATCGCCCGCCGCCTGGAGGCGGAGAAGGCCGTGCCGGCGTTGATCCCGGCGGGCCAGGAATTCAACGTGGCGAGCTTCTGCCACTGGGTGGATTCGGTGATCTTCCAGCACGCGGTGAGCCTGGTGTTCCAGCCCGAATCCATCGCCGTGCGCTTCGGCAAGCTGCCGCCGGAGGCGATCAAGGCCTTTATCGCCGACCGTGCCGGGCTGTTCAGCGGCGGCACCGCCGCGCGCCTGCCGGCCGAGGTGGCCAAGCACAACTGGCCGACCTTCATGGCCCGCCTGGAGCAGCAGTTGGGCCGCGAGGAGGGTGACTTCCTCTTCGGCGAGCCGAGCATGGCCGACTTCTCCCTGGCCCATTGCCTGTGGTTCCTCAAGGCCACCCCGGTCACCGCGCCGCTGGTGGACGACTACCCGGCGGTCGCCGCCTGGCTGGGCCGTGTGCTCGGCTTCGGCCATGGCGCCTCCAGCGAGCTGAGCGCCGCCGACGCCATCGAGATCGCCCGCGCCGCCGAACCCGCGGCGCTGCCGGATGAGCCCTTCTTCGACATCAACGGCTTCACCGCCGGGCAGAAGGTGGCCATCGCCGCCACCGACTATGGCGTCGACCCGGTGGAAGGCGAGCTGGTATTCGCCGGCCGCGAGGAGCTGATCCTGCGTCGCGAGGACGAGCGCGCCGGCGTGGTGCATGTGCACTTCCCCCGTGTGGGCTTCCGCATCGAAGCACGCTGA